From a single Armatimonadota bacterium genomic region:
- a CDS encoding inositol monophosphatase family protein, whose product MIPPEFPSAFESLLREAGALAQLCRDELEVHKKPDGSLVTNADQEVERLFRSRVEEITPGAAVWGEEFGYARDEGQGLWVVDPVDGTSNFAFGSPLWGVTAAYLMDGELQAGGIFLPELKELYLATKGGGATFNGEPIKPIPPGEIEREELVSCSQYVIKAYREARWPGKWRCTGSFVVDGAFVATQRYRGLIGFREKLYDIAAVLLICSELGAEIRFADGEAMDFQALLEDCEIGRAWAILPQGCGYRLAESGK is encoded by the coding sequence GTGATACCTCCCGAGTTCCCTTCGGCCTTCGAGTCGCTCTTGCGGGAGGCGGGCGCCTTGGCCCAGCTTTGCCGGGACGAACTCGAGGTTCACAAGAAGCCCGACGGGAGCCTGGTCACCAACGCCGACCAAGAGGTTGAGAGACTTTTCCGGAGCAGAGTCGAGGAAATCACTCCCGGTGCGGCAGTCTGGGGAGAGGAGTTCGGCTACGCCCGCGACGAAGGGCAAGGTCTCTGGGTCGTGGACCCCGTGGACGGCACCAGCAACTTCGCGTTCGGTTCCCCGCTTTGGGGCGTCACTGCCGCCTACCTAATGGATGGAGAACTCCAGGCTGGTGGAATCTTTCTGCCGGAACTCAAGGAGCTCTATCTCGCCACGAAAGGTGGCGGCGCAACCTTTAACGGCGAGCCTATCAAGCCTATCCCACCGGGCGAAATTGAACGCGAGGAGCTGGTTTCCTGCTCGCAGTACGTTATCAAAGCCTATCGAGAGGCCCGTTGGCCGGGAAAGTGGCGCTGCACAGGTTCGTTCGTCGTGGACGGGGCGTTCGTGGCCACCCAGCGGTATCGGGGCCTGATCGGATTCCGCGAGAAGCTCTACGACATCGCTGCGGTGCTGCTGATCTGCTCGGAACTTGGGGCAGAGATTCGGTTTGCCGACGGCGAAGCCATGGATTTCCAGGCACTCTTGGAGGATTGCGAGATCGGCCGGGCGTGGGCCATTCTCCCGCAGGGATGCGGCTACAGGCTGGCCGAGTCCGGCAAATGA
- a CDS encoding LmeA family phospholipid-binding protein, translating into MSHRRGSTPIFDGGVLLLLAGLGLLFGIGRNEVRRFERAAAAEIASKLTGPNKKVVVRSELNGPIDGPLGNLKSATIRASHFESDGLPLFTEPERSKRGVLQTLNLILDDFTLCGLRVEHLEASIPDCRFDYDLAIKKRQIRLSQSGIGTGRVRLREQDLEAYIPKKLAEVRRVSLKLDRGYAFVEGFGEFLVVQTQFEVIAKLAIADKSKIVLTDAKVFFDGRSADEYSKKAILDALNPVIDLDKDLKLHGAVELERLELDRGILEAWGTTKIPVRPLE; encoded by the coding sequence ATGAGCCATCGCCGGGGAAGCACGCCGATCTTCGATGGTGGCGTCTTGCTGCTGTTGGCGGGCCTGGGTCTGCTCTTCGGAATCGGACGGAACGAAGTGCGGCGGTTTGAGCGTGCCGCCGCCGCCGAGATCGCATCGAAGCTAACTGGCCCAAACAAGAAGGTGGTGGTGCGCTCAGAGCTCAATGGGCCCATCGACGGCCCCCTTGGCAACCTCAAATCCGCAACGATCCGAGCCTCACACTTTGAATCAGACGGTCTTCCGCTCTTCACCGAGCCGGAACGCTCCAAGCGCGGCGTGCTGCAGACCCTGAACCTCATCCTGGACGATTTCACGTTGTGCGGGCTCAGGGTCGAGCACCTGGAAGCCTCTATTCCTGACTGCCGATTCGATTACGACCTCGCAATCAAGAAGCGCCAGATCCGCCTCAGCCAGAGCGGGATCGGCACCGGCAGGGTTCGCTTGCGAGAGCAGGATCTCGAGGCCTATATCCCCAAGAAGCTCGCTGAGGTAAGGCGGGTGTCTCTGAAGCTTGACCGTGGCTATGCCTTCGTCGAGGGGTTCGGCGAGTTCCTGGTGGTCCAAACCCAGTTTGAGGTCATCGCAAAGCTGGCCATCGCGGACAAGTCCAAGATCGTGCTCACAGACGCAAAGGTGTTTTTCGACGGACGGTCGGCGGACGAATACAGCAAGAAGGCGATCCTGGACGCACTGAACCCGGTGATCGACCTCGACAAAGACCTGAAGCTGCACGGCGCGGTTGAGCTTGAGCGTCTGGAGCTGGACCGGGGCATTTTGGAGGCTTGGGGAACAACCAAGATTCCGGTTAGGCCGTTGGAGTGA
- a CDS encoding Gfo/Idh/MocA family oxidoreductase, whose product MTMMKTIRWGILGPGSIANQFAAGIQLAPNAVLGAAGSRDKAKAQAFCDKFGGGTAHGSYEALVADPDVDAIYVATPHDFHCEHTLLALEAGKPVLCEKPVAINAAQARKMVAKADEKGLFFMEGMWTRFFPVMARLREWVREGRIGNVLTITADFGFRASFNPQSRLFDPARGGGALLDVGIYPVSFASMLMGKPERIASAMVPAENGVDAQSAAILIKGHTMAVLYTAVEATTPWEAVVIGEKGRITVATPFWKPSIAVLKEGDNEPEIFESPFEGPGFQYEVEEASRLIAEGCTQSDIIPHTESISIMETLDAMRAQWGLRYPME is encoded by the coding sequence ATGACCATGATGAAGACCATCCGCTGGGGCATTCTCGGTCCGGGATCCATTGCCAACCAATTCGCCGCGGGCATCCAACTCGCACCGAACGCCGTCTTGGGCGCCGCAGGCTCCCGAGACAAGGCCAAGGCCCAAGCTTTCTGCGACAAGTTCGGCGGCGGAACGGCACACGGCAGCTACGAGGCCCTGGTTGCCGACCCCGACGTGGACGCCATCTATGTGGCAACCCCCCACGACTTCCATTGTGAGCACACCCTCCTGGCGCTCGAAGCGGGTAAGCCGGTGCTCTGCGAAAAGCCGGTCGCGATCAACGCAGCACAGGCCCGAAAGATGGTCGCCAAAGCCGACGAGAAGGGCCTCTTCTTCATGGAGGGCATGTGGACCCGGTTCTTCCCCGTGATGGCGCGCTTGCGCGAGTGGGTAAGGGAAGGAAGGATCGGAAACGTGCTCACCATCACCGCCGACTTCGGTTTCCGGGCGTCCTTCAACCCCCAGAGCAGGCTCTTCGACCCTGCCCGGGGGGGTGGCGCCTTGCTTGACGTGGGCATCTATCCGGTTTCCTTCGCCTCGATGCTGATGGGCAAGCCGGAACGCATCGCCAGCGCCATGGTCCCGGCCGAGAACGGCGTAGATGCCCAGTCCGCAGCGATCCTGATCAAAGGCCACACGATGGCGGTCCTCTACACGGCAGTGGAAGCTACAACCCCCTGGGAGGCCGTCGTCATCGGCGAAAAGGGGCGCATCACGGTCGCAACGCCCTTCTGGAAGCCCTCGATTGCGGTGCTCAAGGAAGGCGACAACGAGCCGGAGATTTTCGAGTCTCCCTTTGAAGGTCCTGGATTCCAGTACGAAGTGGAAGAGGCCTCCAGGCTGATTGCCGAAGGCTGTACCCAGTCCGACATCATTCCCCACACGGAGTCCATCTCGATCATGGAGACCCTGGACGCGATGCGCGCCCAGTGGGGCCTTCGCTATCCCATGGAATGA
- a CDS encoding NAD(P)H-dependent oxidoreductase → MTTYKVGYFVGSLASNSINRRLAGALINLAPQGLEFEEIQIRDLPLYSSDFDSAFPPEARALKDAVGKAHAILFVTPEYNRSIPGALKNAIDWASRPWGTNSFAKKPSAVIGASPGSIGTAVAQQSLRSVLSFLNSPQMNSPEAYITFTPDLITAEGEVSNPSTEAFLRNFMQEFHDFIVRVTTVLPYEMVECPAETMTLV, encoded by the coding sequence ATGACGACATACAAAGTGGGCTACTTCGTCGGCAGCCTCGCCTCGAACTCGATCAATCGAAGACTTGCGGGAGCGCTGATCAACCTGGCTCCACAGGGCCTGGAATTCGAGGAGATTCAAATCAGAGATCTCCCCCTCTACAGCAGCGATTTCGATAGCGCATTTCCGCCCGAAGCCAGGGCTCTCAAAGATGCCGTCGGCAAGGCCCACGCAATACTCTTTGTCACGCCGGAATACAACCGCTCTATCCCGGGCGCACTGAAGAATGCGATCGATTGGGCCAGCCGGCCGTGGGGAACGAACTCCTTCGCCAAGAAGCCCTCAGCCGTGATTGGGGCTTCTCCAGGCTCCATCGGCACCGCCGTTGCACAGCAGAGCCTTCGCAGCGTTCTGAGCTTCCTCAATTCACCGCAAATGAACTCGCCCGAGGCCTACATCACCTTTACGCCAGACCTCATCACTGCCGAAGGCGAAGTTTCGAACCCATCGACCGAGGCGTTCCTAAGGAATTTCATGCAGGAGTTTCATGACTTCATTGTCCGAGTGACCACCGTGCTGCCCTACGAGATGGTGGAGTGCCCGGCTGAGACGATGACCTTGGTGTGA
- a CDS encoding PEP-CTERM sorting domain-containing protein (PEP-CTERM proteins occur, often in large numbers, in the proteomes of bacteria that also encode an exosortase, a predicted intramembrane cysteine proteinase. The presence of a PEP-CTERM domain at a protein's C-terminus predicts cleavage within the sorting domain, followed by covalent anchoring to some some component of the (usually Gram-negative) cell surface. Many PEP-CTERM proteins exhibit an unusual sequence composition that includes large numbers of potential glycosylation sites. Expression of one such protein has been shown restore the ability of a bacterium to form floc, a type of biofilm.) — translation MYTKRYASLAVLACATAAHASFTFTDFSSTAGLNLVGSAVQFSNMIRLTPTENNKAGNAWVTTPQDVEGGFTADFVFRSFDGTFSNGADGIAFAFQNIDSNQMGMDGGNMSVVGIPNTVAVVFRSFWNEVALWATDANGVKTTISNHNFSGISRDQPWAAHIRYDGVTHDWNVTLDGATVLQTNYDASSTVAFTSGKAFVGFGSSTGGQNDNNDLLSAQFGPVPEPASILALGATVGLVVLRRKRTARKA, via the coding sequence ATGTATACCAAACGCTACGCATCGCTGGCCGTGTTGGCCTGCGCCACCGCGGCCCATGCCAGCTTCACATTCACCGATTTCTCATCCACAGCCGGCCTGAACCTTGTGGGCTCTGCTGTGCAGTTCAGCAACATGATTCGACTGACGCCGACAGAAAACAACAAGGCGGGTAACGCCTGGGTAACCACACCCCAAGACGTTGAAGGTGGATTCACGGCCGACTTTGTGTTCCGGTCGTTCGACGGTACGTTCAGCAACGGCGCGGATGGAATTGCCTTTGCATTCCAGAATATCGATTCCAACCAGATGGGTATGGACGGCGGCAACATGTCGGTCGTGGGAATCCCCAATACCGTCGCTGTCGTCTTCAGGAGTTTCTGGAATGAAGTGGCTCTCTGGGCGACGGACGCCAATGGCGTGAAGACCACTATATCCAACCACAACTTCAGCGGGATATCCCGCGATCAGCCTTGGGCAGCGCACATCCGATACGATGGCGTTACGCACGACTGGAATGTAACTCTCGACGGCGCCACTGTGCTACAGACAAACTACGACGCAAGCTCCACCGTCGCCTTTACATCAGGTAAGGCGTTCGTAGGATTTGGGTCTTCAACCGGTGGCCAGAACGACAACAACGACCTGCTATCAGCACAATTCGGTCCCGTACCGGAGCCCGCAAGCATCCTTGCACTCGGGGCAACCGTAGGCTTGGTTGTTTTGCGCCGAAAGCGCACTGCCAGAAAAGCCTGA
- a CDS encoding fasciclin domain-containing protein, protein MYSLKSLLIGAALACAVLGATAPKTQSNSSRDLIDTVMSVHQFDTFLMLVRDADLTFTLKDGGPFTVFAPTDDAFRAMPEGLLEQIHGNKSRLRQFLLHHIVRGSWSAEQAVRARSLPAVDGGHLYTRNVNGHGLVGNASFTITNIHTSNGILHGVSEVLMSR, encoded by the coding sequence ATGTACAGCCTTAAGAGCCTTCTTATTGGCGCAGCACTCGCTTGCGCTGTGCTGGGAGCTACGGCCCCCAAAACACAATCGAATTCGAGCCGCGACCTCATCGACACCGTGATGTCGGTTCACCAGTTCGATACCTTTCTTATGCTGGTTCGGGACGCCGATCTGACGTTTACACTCAAGGACGGCGGACCGTTCACGGTATTTGCGCCCACTGACGACGCGTTCAGGGCGATGCCAGAAGGTCTGCTGGAGCAGATTCACGGCAACAAGTCGCGGCTCAGGCAGTTCTTGCTGCACCACATCGTTCGAGGCAGTTGGTCGGCGGAGCAAGCCGTTCGCGCCCGCAGTCTGCCGGCAGTGGACGGTGGCCACCTCTACACCCGCAACGTGAATGGGCATGGATTGGTCGGCAACGCGAGCTTTACAATCACGAACATCCACACCAGTAACGGCATCTTGCATGGTGTTAGCGAAGTGCTGATGTCGAGATAG
- a CDS encoding ribokinase gives MGIVYVAGSMNMDVVAFAPRLPLPGETITGHRVGFFPGGKGLNPAVAAARLGADVRMIGKLGKDAFGEQLSAFAASEGVDLRHVSRSEAAGTGTAIIGVAESGENSIVVIPGANGLLTPEEAACPDFGSGDVLATVLEIPLPTIRAFLQRGREAGAKTILSPAPAVPLDFLDLPDVLVLNETEAAYYLGAGSALSPIQAAARLRKRPEQAVIVTLGAAGAACSGPQGDFKVPGEKVTAVDSTGAGDCFVGALASRLVLGEPLRAAAHFANHTAAISVTRHGAAPSMPKLLELSLPDTA, from the coding sequence ATGGGCATCGTCTACGTCGCGGGGAGCATGAATATGGACGTGGTGGCGTTCGCGCCGCGTCTGCCCTTGCCAGGTGAAACGATCACGGGCCATCGCGTTGGCTTCTTCCCGGGAGGAAAGGGCCTGAATCCCGCCGTCGCGGCGGCGAGGCTGGGAGCCGATGTGCGGATGATCGGCAAGCTGGGAAAGGACGCCTTCGGCGAGCAGCTCTCCGCCTTTGCCGCCTCTGAGGGGGTCGATTTGCGCCATGTTTCACGTTCAGAGGCAGCGGGTACCGGCACGGCCATCATCGGTGTGGCGGAGTCCGGCGAGAACTCGATCGTAGTGATTCCTGGCGCGAACGGTTTGCTGACGCCTGAAGAGGCCGCGTGCCCCGACTTCGGTTCGGGCGACGTATTGGCCACTGTCCTCGAGATTCCGTTGCCGACGATTCGCGCCTTCCTACAGCGAGGCCGGGAGGCTGGAGCGAAGACGATCCTCTCGCCGGCGCCGGCCGTGCCGCTCGACTTCCTGGATCTGCCCGATGTCCTGGTGCTCAATGAGACGGAAGCGGCGTACTACCTCGGCGCAGGCTCTGCTTTATCACCCATTCAGGCCGCCGCGCGACTGAGGAAGAGACCCGAGCAGGCCGTGATCGTCACTTTGGGCGCCGCCGGAGCAGCATGCTCAGGTCCGCAAGGCGATTTCAAGGTACCCGGCGAAAAGGTAACGGCCGTGGATAGCACTGGCGCTGGCGACTGCTTCGTTGGCGCCCTTGCCTCAAGGCTCGTTCTAGGTGAACCGTTGCGAGCGGCGGCTCATTTCGCAAACCATACAGCCGCCATCTCGGTCACTCGGCACGGAGCCGCACCTTCTATGCCGAAGCTCCTGGAGCTTTCGTTGCCGGATACTGCGTAG
- the nrfD gene encoding polysulfide reductase NrfD — MQYGFVIDQDKCIGCHACTTACKQENGVPLGSFRTWVKYVEKGTYPQVKRHFLVQRCNQCSKPPCVDICPVGALSKRGDGIVDVDRDACIGCRACMQACPYDALYLNEDLGAVEKCHFCAHRVEVGLAPACVNVCPVGAIIPGDFHDPESRVSLIRRESMLRARRVEQKTGPNVWYIGADSATLEPGEATPEEMFLWSDRPGWKPEVVDEAQGPRSEVRGGSVSVEGMMGLRDEGSSSLLSGPSSQSPRPRTSDLGPSTGSLEALNAEHKIEWGWPVALYLVTKGIAGGVAMVAPFLSLFGLDQGMPWWFPEATSLAFVLVTVALLIEDLKKPKHFYKLFTRPNWKSWLVKGGIVLTAFGGVSALILAAGLFGQTAPTGLTESLRWLNALLGAATAGYTAFLFAQCKGRDLWESRMLLPHLLIQAWFCGVVVLMPFASSDLWPIVLLMAPLAMHFGFVHHDLHRTDTNNARQASRYLATARIGAGTAMAASAMLLVVGVMVGFLAPAVAFVPVLIGLFLYEQAYVRAGQLPPLS, encoded by the coding sequence GTGCAGTACGGATTCGTCATCGACCAGGACAAGTGCATCGGCTGCCATGCCTGCACCACCGCCTGCAAGCAGGAGAACGGGGTGCCCCTCGGCAGCTTCCGCACCTGGGTCAAGTACGTCGAGAAGGGCACGTACCCTCAGGTCAAACGGCACTTTCTGGTCCAGCGCTGCAACCAGTGCAGCAAGCCGCCCTGTGTGGACATCTGCCCGGTGGGCGCGCTCTCCAAGCGCGGCGACGGCATCGTTGATGTGGATCGCGACGCCTGCATCGGATGCCGCGCCTGCATGCAGGCTTGCCCGTATGACGCGCTCTATTTGAACGAAGACCTCGGCGCGGTGGAGAAGTGCCACTTCTGCGCGCATCGGGTCGAAGTTGGCCTTGCGCCCGCCTGTGTCAATGTCTGCCCGGTGGGAGCGATCATCCCTGGCGACTTCCACGATCCCGAATCCAGGGTCTCGCTCATCCGCCGCGAGTCGATGCTTCGCGCAAGGCGCGTCGAGCAGAAAACCGGGCCCAACGTCTGGTACATCGGTGCGGACTCGGCCACGCTCGAACCGGGGGAAGCCACGCCAGAGGAGATGTTTCTCTGGAGCGACCGGCCCGGCTGGAAGCCGGAGGTCGTGGACGAGGCACAAGGTCCGAGGTCCGAGGTCCGAGGGGGATCGGTATCTGTTGAAGGGATGATGGGATTAAGGGATGAGGGTTCAAGCTCCCTACTTTCAGGTCCATCTTCCCAGAGCCCCAGACCTCGGACCTCGGACCTCGGACCTTCAACCGGCTCCCTCGAGGCCCTCAACGCCGAGCACAAGATCGAATGGGGCTGGCCCGTCGCGCTATATCTGGTGACCAAAGGTATCGCCGGCGGTGTGGCGATGGTTGCGCCGTTCTTGTCGCTATTCGGTCTGGATCAAGGCATGCCGTGGTGGTTTCCTGAAGCGACGTCGCTGGCGTTCGTGCTGGTGACCGTCGCGCTGCTCATCGAGGACCTTAAGAAGCCGAAGCACTTCTACAAGCTGTTCACGAGGCCAAACTGGAAGAGCTGGCTGGTCAAGGGTGGGATCGTGCTCACGGCGTTTGGGGGTGTTTCTGCGCTGATCTTGGCGGCGGGCCTGTTCGGTCAGACAGCTCCGACGGGTCTGACAGAGAGCTTGAGGTGGCTGAACGCCCTCCTGGGCGCGGCAACCGCGGGCTACACGGCGTTTCTTTTCGCTCAGTGCAAAGGGAGAGACCTCTGGGAGAGCCGCATGCTGCTGCCGCACCTGTTGATCCAAGCCTGGTTCTGCGGGGTGGTTGTGTTGATGCCTTTTGCGTCCTCAGACCTTTGGCCGATTGTGCTTCTAATGGCTCCGCTGGCGATGCACTTTGGGTTCGTTCACCACGATTTGCACCGGACGGATACGAACAATGCGCGCCAGGCCTCACGGTATCTGGCAACGGCGCGAATCGGGGCCGGCACAGCAATGGCTGCCTCGGCGATGCTGCTGGTGGTGGGGGTCATGGTCGGATTTCTCGCGCCGGCAGTGGCGTTTGTTCCGGTACTGATCGGTCTGTTTCTCTATGAGCAAGCATATGTCCGCGCGGGTCAATTGCCGCCCCTGTCGTAG